One Calditrichota bacterium genomic region harbors:
- the udk gene encoding uridine kinase encodes MKKRILIGIAGGTGSGKTLVAKNLFRDLGSDRVVILQQDAYYKNLSHLPFEERAKQNFDHPDAIDSDLLLRHIKDLLAGKTIQQPIYDFTIHLRKNETREIGGHDIIILEGILILYNPELRNLMDIKVYVDTDADIRFIRRLMRDTKERGRSMESVVRQYKESVRPMHLQFVEPTKRYADIIIPEGGMNFVAIDILRAKIAALLTELEEK; translated from the coding sequence GTGAAGAAACGAATTTTGATTGGAATTGCCGGGGGAACCGGCTCCGGAAAAACATTGGTTGCCAAAAACCTCTTTCGCGATTTGGGTTCCGATCGCGTGGTTATTCTTCAGCAAGACGCCTACTACAAAAACCTGTCTCATCTTCCGTTTGAGGAACGGGCCAAGCAAAATTTTGACCACCCGGATGCCATCGACTCCGACCTGCTGCTTCGTCATATAAAAGACCTGTTGGCCGGAAAAACGATTCAACAGCCCATTTACGACTTTACCATTCACCTGAGAAAAAACGAAACCCGGGAAATTGGCGGGCATGATATTATTATTTTGGAAGGCATTCTCATTCTTTACAATCCGGAACTCCGCAATTTAATGGACATTAAAGTGTATGTGGACACCGATGCGGACATTCGGTTTATCCGGCGCCTTATGCGGGATACGAAAGAGCGCGGCCGCAGCATGGAATCGGTGGTTCGGCAATATAAAGAAAGCGTTCGCCCCATGCACCTTCAGTTTGTGGAGCCTACAAAGCGGTACGCCGACATCATTATTCCGGAAGGGGGAATGAATTTTGTCGCCATTGATATTCTACGGGCAAAGATCGCCGCACTTTTAACAGAGTTGGAGGAAAAATAG
- the cdd gene encoding cytidine deaminase, with the protein MTPKNLIQKAKDAQKEAIAPYSNFNVGAALLTKSGKVYSGINIESSSYSLTICAERVALFKALSEGERDFDSIAIVTDADELCPPCGACRQVLWDFAPDLKVILANKKGDVKEYELRELFPAAFDQNFLDR; encoded by the coding sequence ATGACACCAAAAAACTTGATCCAAAAAGCAAAAGACGCCCAAAAAGAAGCAATCGCACCCTATTCGAACTTTAATGTGGGCGCAGCTCTTTTGACTAAATCCGGTAAGGTTTACAGCGGCATTAACATCGAGTCCAGTTCGTACAGCCTGACCATTTGTGCCGAGCGTGTGGCCCTTTTCAAGGCCCTTTCAGAGGGGGAACGGGATTTTGATTCCATCGCAATTGTTACGGATGCCGATGAATTGTGTCCCCCGTGCGGGGCGTGCCGTCAGGTTTTGTGGGATTTTGCCCCGGACCTGAAAGTAATCCTGGCCAATAAAAAAGGGGATGTGAAAGAATACGAACTGCGGGAGTTGTTTCCCGCCGCATTTGATCAGAATTTTTTGGACCGATAA